A window of Pusillimonas sp. T7-7 contains these coding sequences:
- a CDS encoding RidA family protein yields MEKPEFIVTPGFGETFRQTLHFSTAVKIGNRVETSGQGGWDDDLQIPEAIEEEIAVAFRNIELVLAKAGATWDHVIHVNTYHVGGFPPIVNDTIVKLYRQYMPNHAPVWTQSGVEALGLPTMRFEIRVTAIIH; encoded by the coding sequence ATGGAAAAACCTGAATTTATCGTTACCCCTGGGTTTGGTGAGACTTTCCGCCAAACCCTGCATTTCTCGACAGCTGTCAAGATCGGGAACCGGGTAGAAACATCTGGTCAAGGCGGCTGGGACGATGACCTGCAAATCCCCGAGGCGATTGAGGAGGAGATTGCGGTCGCCTTCCGTAATATCGAGCTCGTTCTGGCGAAGGCCGGGGCGACCTGGGATCACGTTATTCACGTCAATACATATCATGTCGGCGGTTTTCCGCCGATCGTCAACGACACCATTGTCAAGCTGTACCGCCAGTACATGCCGAACCACGCACCAGTCTGGACGCAGTCGGGGGTTGAAGCATTGGGCCTGCCCACGATGCGCTTCGAGATCCGGGTCACGGCAATCATTCATTGA
- a CDS encoding GNAT family N-acetyltransferase yields the protein MTEKPAVQISYEDKGHKGRFVARINDVADEGELTISKVSDVLIIADGTFVPDTLRGIGAASALVQALIADARAKAYRIVPLCPYVKAQSLKHPEWSDVIQN from the coding sequence ATGACCGAGAAACCTGCGGTTCAGATTTCGTACGAGGATAAAGGCCATAAGGGCCGCTTTGTCGCTCGAATCAATGATGTTGCCGACGAGGGCGAGCTGACTATCTCCAAGGTGTCCGATGTGCTGATCATCGCCGATGGCACCTTTGTTCCCGATACGCTTCGCGGAATCGGCGCCGCATCGGCGCTCGTCCAAGCCCTGATTGCGGATGCTCGCGCCAAGGCGTACCGCATAGTGCCGCTCTGTCCTTACGTCAAGGCGCAGTCACTGAAGCATCCGGAGTGGTCAGATGTCATTCAGAATTGA
- a CDS encoding putative quinol monooxygenase translates to MNELFIAVGLKAKAGKEDELRRDLSALVEPSRKESGNIRYDLFEDQNEPGRFVLVEEWASIETQTRHHEHGPHIQHFHKNGDRNVEKREFAHILRRVV, encoded by the coding sequence ATGAATGAACTATTCATTGCTGTCGGTTTGAAGGCCAAGGCAGGCAAGGAGGACGAATTGCGTCGTGACCTGTCCGCGCTTGTCGAGCCGTCGCGCAAAGAGAGCGGCAATATTCGTTATGACCTGTTCGAAGATCAGAATGAGCCTGGACGCTTCGTCCTCGTAGAGGAGTGGGCATCCATCGAGACACAAACTAGGCATCATGAACATGGCCCGCACATCCAGCACTTTCACAAGAATGGCGACCGCAACGTCGAAAAGAGGGAGTTCGCGCATATTCTGAGGCGCGTTGTCTGA
- a CDS encoding LysR family transcriptional regulator, producing the protein MDRFDAMQAFARVVETGSFTKAAETLHLSKTTVTQLVQQLEARLRVKLLNRTTRKVNVTPDGAAYYERVLRLLADMDDAETSLSGALASPRGRLRVDVPSPFASMILVPALPAFHARYPDIQLHLGVSDRVVDLIDENVDCVVRGGEITNLSLVARHAADLPLAVYAAPSYLAAGRPDHPSELELSHHRIVGLSWSGTRRIFPSTMCRDGESIHVQGRPALVVDDGNAYLAAGLAGIGALWLPTYMAQAHVARGELIPLFTDWQLDPMPLYIAFPQNRHVSAKLRVFIDWLVELMAQHAPVVSRPPLRVGADS; encoded by the coding sequence ATGGACCGTTTCGATGCCATGCAGGCCTTTGCCCGAGTCGTGGAAACCGGCAGCTTCACCAAAGCTGCGGAAACCTTGCACCTGAGCAAGACGACCGTGACGCAGCTGGTGCAGCAATTGGAGGCGCGGCTGCGCGTCAAGTTGCTGAACCGCACTACACGCAAGGTCAACGTAACCCCTGACGGCGCGGCTTACTACGAACGTGTGTTGCGCCTGTTGGCCGACATGGACGATGCCGAAACCAGTCTATCCGGCGCTCTGGCGTCGCCCCGGGGCAGGCTACGGGTGGATGTGCCCAGTCCGTTTGCCAGCATGATTCTGGTGCCGGCGTTGCCGGCCTTTCACGCCAGGTATCCTGACATTCAGCTGCATCTTGGCGTCAGCGACCGTGTTGTGGACTTGATTGACGAGAATGTGGACTGCGTCGTACGTGGGGGGGAGATCACCAACCTGTCGCTGGTGGCGCGGCATGCTGCGGATTTACCGCTGGCGGTGTATGCAGCGCCGAGTTATCTCGCGGCGGGCCGCCCCGATCACCCCAGCGAGTTGGAACTGTCGCATCATCGCATCGTGGGCTTGTCATGGTCGGGCACCCGGCGCATTTTTCCGAGCACCATGTGTCGTGACGGCGAGAGCATTCACGTGCAGGGTCGGCCCGCCTTGGTGGTCGACGATGGGAATGCCTATCTAGCGGCCGGTCTGGCAGGAATCGGAGCCCTTTGGTTACCGACCTACATGGCCCAAGCGCACGTGGCGCGGGGTGAACTGATCCCATTGTTTACGGATTGGCAGCTTGATCCGATGCCGTTGTACATCGCTTTTCCCCAGAACCGACACGTCAGTGCGAAACTGCGCGTGTTCATCGATTGGCTCGTTGAGTTGATGGCGCAGCACGCGCCTGTCGTATCGCGACCTCCGCTACGTGTCGGTGCTGACTCCTAG
- a CDS encoding RidA family protein: MTTRNVIFPPGRQDLYERHRYSPAIQSNGFVFVSGQVGSLEDGSPQHGLKEQVRQAFENLNAILVAAGCSFDDVVDVTVFMIDPQSTFEEIWQVVPEYWGEAPYPTLTAVGVTWLSGFDFEIKIIAKLP; the protein is encoded by the coding sequence ATGACAACACGCAACGTTATTTTTCCACCTGGACGCCAGGACCTATATGAACGGCACCGCTACTCGCCTGCAATCCAGTCTAATGGTTTTGTGTTTGTCTCCGGCCAGGTTGGCAGCCTCGAAGACGGCTCGCCGCAACACGGGTTGAAAGAGCAGGTACGACAGGCTTTTGAAAACCTGAACGCCATTCTGGTGGCCGCCGGATGCAGCTTCGATGACGTGGTCGATGTCACGGTTTTTATGATCGACCCGCAATCGACGTTTGAGGAAATTTGGCAAGTCGTGCCCGAATATTGGGGCGAAGCACCATATCCGACCTTGACCGCAGTGGGTGTCACCTGGCTGTCTGGATTTGATTTCGAAATCAAGATAATCGCTAAGCTGCCATAG
- a CDS encoding MFS transporter produces the protein MTTIDIPAPAKGPLSFPVFRALWIATIISNVGTWMHDVGAGWLMTSLSPNPLLVALVQASMTLPMFLLALPAGALADIVDRRKMLLGAQILGLAAAAALAFLTLKGLTTPWVLLGATCVLGVAAALSAPVFQAIVPELVDKAGLPDAVALNSLGVNISRAIGPALGGVIVAMAGIPAVFALNAVSVSAVLFVLVRWKRATTVHSLPPEHFFGALRAGYRYARRSPAMRLVLIRTLGFFLFSSALWAMLPLVGRRELGLDAAGYGGLLGCMGAGAIVGALLLKQLRKKVASNTISIWATLLFAAATLALALAPNAWLAGAVMFGAGLAWIGMLTSLNVAAQMASPGWVKARALAVYLLVLQGAMTGGSILWGTLASSAGVSGALIIAAIGLTLSILLALLWRLPNDSTTDLAPSNHWAEPVVAIPPANDRGPVLIEVEYRIAPEQQAAFIVALHDFRVTRYRDGAIRWDVWEDVAEPGRVVEAFIVESWIEHQRQHARVTHSDALDQDLLNAFHIGDQPPVVRHLLRPL, from the coding sequence ATGACCACCATTGATATACCCGCTCCGGCGAAGGGCCCGCTTAGCTTCCCGGTCTTTCGGGCACTGTGGATCGCCACGATCATTTCCAATGTCGGCACCTGGATGCATGATGTCGGTGCGGGATGGCTGATGACCTCGCTGTCGCCTAACCCACTGCTGGTGGCTTTGGTCCAGGCCTCCATGACCCTGCCGATGTTCTTGCTAGCTCTGCCGGCGGGCGCGCTGGCCGACATTGTCGATCGCCGAAAGATGCTGCTGGGCGCGCAGATCCTAGGCCTTGCCGCTGCAGCGGCTCTGGCCTTCCTGACCCTTAAAGGACTGACCACCCCGTGGGTGCTGCTTGGCGCCACCTGTGTTCTCGGCGTGGCGGCGGCGCTCAGTGCGCCGGTGTTTCAGGCCATCGTCCCCGAACTGGTCGACAAGGCAGGCTTACCCGATGCGGTGGCGCTCAATAGTCTGGGCGTCAATATCTCGCGCGCCATCGGTCCGGCCCTTGGGGGGGTGATCGTGGCGATGGCCGGCATTCCGGCGGTCTTCGCGCTGAACGCCGTGTCGGTTTCGGCGGTACTGTTCGTGCTTGTCAGATGGAAGCGCGCCACGACCGTGCACAGCTTGCCGCCCGAACATTTCTTCGGCGCGCTTCGGGCCGGTTATCGTTATGCACGGCGTTCTCCAGCGATGCGGCTGGTATTGATCCGCACCCTTGGCTTCTTCCTGTTCAGCAGTGCGCTTTGGGCGATGCTGCCGTTGGTGGGACGCCGTGAACTGGGGCTGGATGCGGCGGGCTACGGCGGGCTTCTCGGCTGCATGGGCGCTGGTGCCATTGTCGGTGCATTGCTGCTGAAACAACTGCGTAAAAAGGTAGCGTCCAACACGATCTCGATCTGGGCGACACTACTGTTCGCAGCGGCGACCCTCGCACTGGCGCTGGCGCCCAATGCGTGGCTGGCCGGGGCAGTGATGTTTGGTGCCGGCCTCGCCTGGATCGGCATGCTGACCTCGCTTAACGTCGCGGCGCAGATGGCTTCGCCTGGCTGGGTCAAGGCGCGTGCGCTCGCCGTCTATCTGCTGGTGCTCCAAGGGGCCATGACCGGCGGCAGTATCCTGTGGGGAACTCTGGCCAGCAGCGCTGGCGTCTCGGGCGCCCTGATCATCGCGGCCATCGGCCTGACGCTGTCGATCCTGCTGGCGCTGCTTTGGCGGCTGCCGAACGACTCCACCACCGATCTGGCGCCCTCGAACCATTGGGCCGAGCCTGTCGTCGCTATTCCGCCTGCCAATGACCGCGGCCCGGTCCTGATCGAGGTCGAATATCGAATCGCCCCGGAACAACAGGCTGCGTTCATCGTTGCCTTGCACGATTTTCGCGTGACTCGTTATCGCGACGGTGCGATCCGCTGGGATGTCTGGGAGGACGTCGCAGAGCCCGGCCGGGTGGTCGAGGCATTCATTGTCGAAAGCTGGATCGAGCATCAGCGCCAGCATGCGAGGGTGACCCATAGCGATGCACTCGATCAGGATCTGTTGAATGCGTTTCACATCGGCGATCAACCGCCCGTCGTACGCCACTTGCTGCGACCACTTTAA
- a CDS encoding MFS transporter: MTPSLYLGATGFALIAVCYGFARFAFGLFLPQIDADLSLSSTLSGLISGGAFLGYCIAIVLSAYLTERIGARFVAIGAALVAAVGMAGIAVAPSASWLAAAVMLAGSSTGLVSPPMAAAVAVVVRPERQSATNAVINAGTGAGVVFSGPVALMMGDQWRLAFAGFAAAAVGLALVAAFSIPGGTTRARKSADGGGSFTGVLWRLIFATFLMGFASTAIWSFGGLLITTRLNWSSAGAGLLWIAIGAAGIAGAGAGTLIARFGIDRVHRFFLTVMAVGVLLVGIDGTTAALTLCGGVFFGAAYIMLTGVYLVWGVLALPDRPATGLMIGFLTIAIGQTAGAPIFGLLMDWLTVNYAVVIFACLALTAGLARARNAEL, encoded by the coding sequence ATGACCCCGAGCCTCTACCTAGGTGCAACGGGTTTCGCTCTGATCGCGGTCTGCTACGGGTTTGCTCGCTTCGCTTTCGGGTTGTTTCTGCCGCAGATTGACGCTGACCTTTCCTTGTCTTCCACCCTAAGCGGGCTGATCTCGGGCGGGGCCTTTCTGGGCTACTGCATTGCTATTGTCTTATCGGCCTATTTGACAGAACGCATCGGTGCTCGCTTTGTTGCTATCGGTGCCGCTCTGGTCGCGGCGGTAGGTATGGCTGGTATCGCCGTGGCGCCCTCGGCATCCTGGCTTGCAGCAGCGGTCATGCTAGCCGGATCAAGCACGGGGCTGGTCTCGCCACCCATGGCGGCTGCTGTGGCGGTAGTCGTCCGGCCGGAACGGCAGAGCGCCACCAACGCGGTCATCAATGCAGGGACAGGTGCGGGCGTGGTGTTTTCGGGGCCGGTGGCACTGATGATGGGAGATCAATGGCGCCTTGCTTTCGCCGGTTTTGCCGCCGCCGCTGTTGGCCTAGCATTAGTCGCAGCGTTCAGCATACCGGGGGGCACCACAAGAGCCAGGAAAAGTGCCGACGGGGGAGGATCGTTTACCGGTGTGCTTTGGCGCTTGATCTTTGCGACTTTCCTCATGGGCTTTGCCAGCACTGCAATCTGGTCTTTTGGGGGGCTGCTCATCACGACTCGGCTCAACTGGAGCAGCGCTGGCGCGGGGCTTCTTTGGATCGCTATTGGGGCGGCGGGTATTGCGGGTGCAGGCGCAGGGACACTCATTGCGCGGTTCGGAATTGATCGAGTGCACCGATTTTTTCTGACGGTAATGGCGGTGGGTGTCCTTCTGGTCGGTATCGATGGCACCACAGCCGCTCTGACACTCTGCGGGGGTGTTTTTTTTGGGGCAGCCTACATCATGCTCACCGGTGTCTATTTGGTCTGGGGCGTTTTGGCACTGCCTGATCGACCCGCCACGGGCCTGATGATCGGCTTTCTAACTATTGCTATCGGTCAGACTGCTGGCGCACCGATCTTTGGGCTGCTGATGGACTGGTTGACGGTCAATTACGCCGTGGTTATTTTTGCGTGTCTTGCCTTAACGGCTGGGCTGGCACGCGCTAGAAATGCGGAGCTATAA
- a CDS encoding SDR family NAD(P)-dependent oxidoreductase, which produces MIDLNGKRALVTGGSRGIGAAIALALAENGADVAFTYQHSAEKAEAVAKLIEKAGRRAVAIQADSADPEAISRSVSEAVSTLGGLDILVNSAAIGHTGMIADLDVHAYQAVMDINVRAPVLFAKAVIPHLTGGGCIITIGSALGERVPFPGITTYAMSKAALTSFTRGLSRELGPIGITVNLVQPGATNTDANPADGEAADFQRSLTSLGRYAEPHEIANAVAFLASPAASVITGATLTVDGGALA; this is translated from the coding sequence ATGATCGATTTAAATGGAAAGCGGGCATTAGTAACTGGGGGTTCGCGGGGCATCGGCGCCGCGATCGCGCTGGCACTGGCAGAGAACGGGGCCGACGTCGCATTCACTTATCAGCACTCAGCGGAGAAAGCTGAAGCGGTTGCGAAGTTAATCGAGAAAGCGGGGCGTCGCGCGGTTGCCATCCAAGCCGACAGTGCTGATCCGGAGGCTATCTCGCGCTCCGTGAGCGAAGCCGTCTCGACGCTCGGCGGGCTCGATATCCTCGTCAACAGCGCAGCGATTGGTCACACCGGGATGATTGCGGACCTTGACGTGCACGCCTATCAGGCCGTGATGGACATTAATGTGCGAGCCCCAGTGCTATTTGCGAAGGCAGTTATCCCGCATCTCACAGGAGGGGGATGCATCATCACCATCGGTTCGGCCCTGGGGGAGCGGGTCCCGTTCCCGGGCATAACGACTTATGCGATGTCTAAGGCGGCACTTACCTCCTTCACCCGCGGCCTTTCGCGCGAACTCGGCCCGATCGGCATCACCGTAAACCTTGTGCAACCCGGCGCGACCAATACCGATGCAAATCCGGCGGATGGCGAGGCTGCTGATTTCCAGCGAAGCCTGACGTCGTTGGGACGCTATGCCGAGCCACACGAAATCGCGAATGCCGTGGCCTTTCTTGCTAGTCCGGCCGCGAGCGTGATTACGGGCGCTACCTTGACCGTTGACGGGGGCGCTCTCGCCTAA
- a CDS encoding pirin family protein, which produces MIEMIIEQRRRDLGGSFEVGRVLPFAKQRMVGPFIFFDHIGPLDLAPGLDRSVDIRPHPHIGLATVTYLFAGEIMHRDSLGYEQVIRPQEVNWMTAGSGITHSERFERARVQGDHLHGIQAWVALPTELEEIAPSFSHYSGVDLPKWNDAGVNGQLIAGSAYGLTAGTETHSPLFYAHLDMAPGATAEIPGGHKERAIYIATGAVELDGTRYEGGRMLVLGSAASSVRAVERSAVMVLGGEPVGERFIYWNFVSSSKDRLFQAASDWKEGRMKLPDADDAEFTPLPDEPLPPSLSK; this is translated from the coding sequence ATGATTGAAATGATTATCGAGCAGCGGCGTCGCGATCTTGGCGGCAGCTTTGAAGTTGGTCGCGTGCTGCCGTTTGCAAAGCAGCGCATGGTTGGACCCTTCATCTTCTTCGATCATATAGGACCGCTGGATCTCGCGCCAGGCCTTGATCGGAGCGTTGACATCCGGCCGCATCCGCACATCGGTCTTGCAACGGTGACCTACTTGTTTGCTGGCGAGATAATGCATCGTGACAGTCTCGGCTACGAGCAGGTGATCCGGCCACAGGAAGTGAACTGGATGACCGCGGGCAGCGGCATCACGCATAGCGAACGGTTTGAGCGCGCACGAGTGCAGGGCGATCACCTGCACGGCATCCAGGCCTGGGTCGCGCTGCCGACCGAGTTGGAGGAAATCGCCCCATCCTTCTCCCATTATTCTGGAGTTGACCTGCCGAAATGGAACGACGCCGGCGTGAACGGACAGCTCATCGCCGGCAGCGCCTATGGCCTGACCGCCGGCACCGAAACGCATTCGCCGCTGTTCTATGCCCATCTCGACATGGCGCCAGGAGCGACGGCCGAGATTCCGGGTGGACACAAGGAGCGCGCGATCTACATTGCGACCGGTGCGGTGGAGTTGGATGGTACGCGCTATGAGGGCGGCAGGATGCTGGTGCTTGGCTCGGCCGCCTCAAGCGTGCGGGCCGTGGAACGCTCTGCCGTGATGGTTCTTGGTGGCGAGCCTGTCGGTGAACGGTTCATTTACTGGAACTTCGTGTCTTCTTCGAAGGATAGGCTCTTCCAGGCGGCATCCGACTGGAAGGAGGGAAGGATGAAGCTGCCGGATGCCGACGATGCAGAGTTCACCCCGCTGCCGGATGAGCCATTGCCGCCGTCACTCTCTAAGTAA
- a CDS encoding hydrolase: protein MTSEMIRNPQTDQLLTPENSAFIIIDYQPIQVSSIRSMPREELVFNIVSTAKAAVNYNLPIVHSTVNIATGLNKPPIAELQDVLGHLPTYDRTSINSWEDTAFKEAVKAMGRRKLIMTALWTEACLTFPALDAIQEGYEVYVPVDAVGGTSLAAHDAALRRMEQAGVKLISRVQMYCELQRDWSRKATVPGFMGVFDNFDGFNVEKTV from the coding sequence ATGACAAGCGAAATGATCCGAAATCCCCAGACCGACCAACTATTGACGCCCGAGAATTCGGCGTTCATCATCATCGACTACCAGCCTATTCAGGTCTCGTCGATTCGCTCGATGCCGCGCGAAGAACTGGTGTTCAACATCGTTAGTACCGCAAAGGCAGCAGTGAATTACAACCTGCCGATCGTCCACTCAACCGTCAATATCGCGACGGGACTCAATAAACCGCCGATCGCAGAATTGCAAGACGTGCTCGGTCACCTGCCAACCTACGATCGCACCTCGATCAACAGCTGGGAGGACACAGCGTTCAAGGAGGCCGTCAAGGCGATGGGCCGTCGCAAGCTGATCATGACCGCGCTTTGGACCGAGGCGTGCTTGACCTTTCCTGCGCTCGACGCGATCCAGGAAGGCTATGAGGTCTATGTGCCGGTCGATGCGGTCGGCGGCACCTCCTTGGCCGCACACGATGCAGCGCTGCGCCGCATGGAACAGGCAGGCGTGAAGCTTATCAGCAGGGTACAGATGTACTGCGAGCTTCAGCGCGACTGGTCACGCAAGGCGACCGTCCCAGGGTTCATGGGCGTTTTCGATAACTTCGACGGTTTCAACGTCGAAAAAACAGTCTAG
- a CDS encoding prolyl oligopeptidase family protein, producing the protein MIYPQTAQVDVDDDYFGQRVADPYRWLENDIRRDPAISAWVYAQNRLSVPYLTGLQGRDIFRERLAALFDHERLTTPEKRGERYFFSRNSGLDNQAVLFVREGMSGLDRVVIDPNEWSRDGTTALAEWAPSEDASYLAYATQEGGTDWRTIRVLEVDSGTILGDEIKWARFTSIAWTKDSAGFFYSRNPEPEKGAEFSAPALEHAIYFHRLGTEQSEDRLVHAPEADLPMIHTADVTADGRYAVIYSTALTGGNGFAVVDLSNPDWPIRTVVDAFDHTWLLAGNIGTKFFLSTQKGAERGRIVTTDLSDSEAAFFELIAERQDRVLKFGTFVGDRLIVSYMHDAKTEVERYRIDGTPDGVVELPGVGSAGAFYGRPGDDEAFFVFTSHDTPTRIYRYDVATNSKTAWAEPKVAIDLTNIMVEQYFYASKDGTQVPIFVVRRDDVTAPASTMLTAYGGFGISMVPFYSPAAMAWVEQGGIYAVANIRGGGEYGKAWHDAGRGQKKQNSFDDFIAAGEFLKREGIASPEGLAIHGESNGGLLIGAVVNQRPELFAAAVAGVGVLDMLRFERFTGGQFWTQEFGRPDVEADFQNLLTYSPLHNIRSETSYPAILVTTADTDDRVVPAHSFKYVATLQASDLGVRPHLLRVETRAGHGSGKPTDKAIEEIADMWAFAAHWTGLSVGN; encoded by the coding sequence ATGATCTATCCACAAACCGCTCAAGTAGATGTTGACGACGACTATTTCGGCCAGAGAGTCGCCGACCCTTATCGCTGGCTGGAGAACGATATTCGCCGCGACCCGGCTATTTCCGCGTGGGTATATGCGCAAAATAGGTTATCCGTTCCCTACTTGACCGGACTCCAAGGGCGGGATATCTTCCGAGAGCGTCTCGCGGCCCTTTTCGATCACGAGCGTCTCACAACGCCGGAAAAGCGGGGTGAGCGATATTTTTTTTCACGCAACTCTGGGCTTGACAATCAAGCGGTCCTCTTCGTCCGCGAGGGCATGAGTGGCTTGGATCGTGTTGTTATCGATCCGAACGAATGGTCAAGAGATGGCACCACCGCTTTGGCTGAATGGGCGCCGTCGGAAGACGCGTCCTATCTTGCCTATGCAACCCAGGAGGGTGGTACGGATTGGCGCACGATTCGCGTTCTTGAAGTCGATAGCGGCACAATCCTCGGTGATGAGATCAAGTGGGCACGCTTCACGAGTATCGCTTGGACGAAGGATAGCGCCGGGTTTTTCTACTCCCGCAACCCCGAGCCGGAAAAGGGCGCAGAGTTCTCTGCACCGGCTCTCGAACATGCGATCTATTTCCACCGGCTTGGAACGGAGCAGTCCGAAGACCGGCTCGTTCATGCACCGGAGGCGGATTTACCGATGATCCACACGGCGGACGTCACCGCAGACGGACGATACGCGGTGATCTATTCAACGGCGCTCACGGGGGGCAACGGGTTCGCGGTGGTCGACCTGAGCAATCCCGACTGGCCTATCAGGACCGTGGTCGATGCTTTCGACCATACTTGGCTCCTTGCTGGAAATATTGGCACCAAGTTTTTCCTATCTACGCAGAAGGGCGCAGAGCGCGGCAGGATCGTGACGACGGACCTCTCCGATTCCGAAGCGGCGTTCTTTGAGCTCATCGCTGAGCGCCAGGATAGAGTTCTTAAGTTCGGTACGTTCGTTGGCGACCGTCTCATCGTTTCATATATGCACGACGCGAAAACAGAAGTCGAGCGCTATAGGATCGACGGAACGCCCGACGGTGTCGTCGAGTTGCCCGGCGTCGGTAGCGCTGGCGCCTTCTACGGCCGGCCAGGCGATGATGAGGCTTTCTTTGTTTTCACCAGTCACGACACGCCCACCCGCATCTACCGCTATGACGTCGCTACCAATTCGAAAACAGCCTGGGCGGAACCGAAGGTGGCGATCGACCTCACCAATATCATGGTGGAGCAGTATTTCTACGCGTCGAAAGACGGCACGCAGGTGCCGATTTTTGTCGTACGCCGCGATGATGTGACGGCTCCGGCGTCGACTATGCTCACGGCCTATGGAGGATTTGGCATTTCCATGGTTCCCTTCTATTCACCTGCTGCAATGGCGTGGGTAGAGCAAGGCGGGATCTACGCCGTCGCGAATATCCGGGGTGGGGGAGAGTATGGAAAAGCCTGGCACGATGCCGGGCGGGGACAAAAGAAGCAGAACTCCTTCGATGATTTCATCGCTGCTGGGGAATTTTTGAAGCGAGAAGGGATTGCATCGCCGGAGGGGCTCGCCATTCATGGCGAATCCAACGGCGGCCTGCTGATCGGAGCCGTCGTGAATCAGCGGCCCGAGCTGTTTGCCGCAGCTGTTGCAGGTGTCGGAGTCCTTGATATGCTACGGTTTGAGCGCTTCACTGGCGGGCAGTTCTGGACACAGGAGTTTGGCCGTCCGGATGTCGAGGCGGATTTCCAGAACCTTCTCACCTACTCGCCGCTGCACAATATTCGGTCCGAAACGTCCTATCCGGCCATCCTTGTCACCACGGCGGACACTGACGATCGCGTCGTTCCCGCTCATTCATTCAAGTACGTTGCGACGCTCCAGGCGTCCGATCTCGGCGTTCGTCCACACCTGTTGCGTGTCGAGACCCGTGCTGGTCACGGCTCCGGGAAGCCAACGGACAAAGCGATAGAAGAAATCGCGGATATGTGGGCGTTTGCTGCGCATTGGACCGGACTGAGTGTTGGAAATTAA
- a CDS encoding DoxX family protein, with amino-acid sequence MSFRIEPDGVLSIVMFFIAHLGLCAAYIQGGLVKLTDFPGAVAEMAHFRLSPPVLFAVLVIVLELVASAMVMTGFLRWLGALTLAGFTFLSTLIALRFWERPAGEARHAEANAFFEHLGLTGGFLLVAWLDLTRNSSVSL; translated from the coding sequence ATGTCATTCAGAATTGAACCAGATGGGGTGCTCTCGATCGTGATGTTCTTCATCGCGCATTTGGGGCTCTGCGCAGCTTATATCCAGGGCGGATTGGTCAAACTGACCGATTTCCCTGGTGCAGTCGCCGAAATGGCCCACTTCCGTCTGTCTCCGCCTGTACTGTTCGCGGTCCTGGTGATAGTGCTGGAACTGGTTGCCTCTGCGATGGTGATGACGGGCTTTCTGCGTTGGCTGGGCGCCCTGACATTGGCCGGATTTACTTTTCTATCTACCCTGATCGCGCTACGGTTCTGGGAGCGGCCAGCAGGGGAAGCTAGGCACGCAGAGGCGAATGCCTTCTTCGAACATCTCGGTCTCACAGGGGGGTTCCTGCTTGTCGCTTGGCTGGATCTCACTCGGAACTCGTCCGTTAGCCTGTGA
- a CDS encoding DUF4148 domain-containing protein, with translation MKTFASLLLISASLAGPAAFAQGNETRTLTRAQVVAELHAARAAGQLSVGESDYPLAIQHTSSLTRAQVIAELQAAQAAGQLSVGESDYPPVRNQTSSVTRAQVVAELQAAKAAGQLIEPGA, from the coding sequence ATGAAAACTTTTGCTTCTTTACTGCTGATCTCAGCATCCTTGGCCGGCCCCGCCGCTTTCGCACAAGGTAATGAAACGCGCACACTGACACGTGCCCAAGTTGTAGCTGAGCTGCACGCCGCTCGAGCGGCTGGACAACTGAGTGTCGGCGAGTCTGACTATCCGCTTGCCATCCAGCACACCAGTTCGCTGACACGTGCGCAAGTTATAGCTGAACTGCAGGCTGCTCAAGCAGCTGGACAGCTAAGTGTCGGCGAGTCTGACTACCCACCCGTTCGCAACCAGACCAGCAGCGTGACTCGTGCTCAAGTCGTGGCCGAACTACAAGCTGCCAAGGCAGCGGGTCAACTGATAGAGCCTGGCGCCTGA